CGAGCGAAGGAGAAAACCGATGAGTCCGAACGAGCCGATGGCGATCGCCAGAACCGCGATCGAGCCGAACAAGGCGAGTGGAGAGATCGTCGTGCGATCGAGTCGTCGGCCGGTCATCCACGCCGACGCGATGCCGCCCGCCGTCAGCAATCCCAGCGGTACACGTAGTGCGTCGATGGCGAGGCCGAGGCCCGCGTAATGCCCGAGCAACGCGAACTGGACGATGACGATGTAGTAGGCAAGGTGTGCGGCCAGCAGTGCCGACACCGCGACGGGCGCGACGTGATCCGCGCGCCGACCGATCACGGCGTCAGTTCCCGCGCGATGCGAAGAAAAGCGCGGCGAGCAGCAGGACCCAATAGCCGATGTACGCGAGGACCGTATTCCGGCACGCAGCGACGATGTCCTCGAGAAACTCGGTTCGCGTCTCCGGGTCGCGGGTGACGAAAAAGATCGGGAAGACGATCAGGAGCGCCACGACCATGCGTCGAGGCAAAAATCCCAACAGCACCCCGGCGAATAGCACCGCCGCCGTGAGCCACAGAAGCACAAGCCACAAACGCACTCCGGCGTCCTCGCCGAAACGCACCACGAGATTGCGCTTGCCGACCTTCTCGTCCGCCTCGACGTCGGGGATTTCGTTGATGGTGATGATCGCCGCGGACCAGAGTCCGAGCGTGAGGCCAAGCACCCATGCGGAGACCGGGACCGAACCCATCTGCACGTAGCACCCGAGTGCCGTGAGCGCGGGACCGAAGTTGAGCCCGACCATCAGTTCCCCGAGCCCCCGGTACGCGAGCCAGATCGGACGCATGGTGTAGAACACACCGGAAAGCAGCCCGAAAAACGCGAGCCCCCATACCGCCGCGCCGCGCTCGTAACCGAGCCAAACGAACACGCCGCACCCGACCGCGTAGGCCGCGAACCCCGCGTTGCGGATCGCGCCCGCGCCGATCAGGCCGTCCTGAATGACGCGCGTGCCGCCCGAAAACGGCGTGCGGACCTCGTTGATGTCGTCGGTGCCCGACACGTGATCGTAGTAGTCGTTGAGCAGGTTCGCGCCTGCGTGGAAACACCACACCGCGAGGGCGGTGACGGCGAGCCATCCCAGGTCGAGCGTGGCGCTGTTTTGATACGCGGTCGCCGCGCCCACCGAAACAGGAATCAGGCTGACGAGCAAGAAACCGCGAAAGACGCCGATCGCACGCGCCCAAGCCATCATGGGGCCGACGCGCGGTGCGGCAGTGTCGCCGGAGGATTCGGCGCGATCGGCGCCGAGGTCGTTTTCGATTGGGGCGTTCATGCGGCCACGGACATTATCCCGCCGGGCCGCGCCTGACAACAACCACGAGGTCCGCGTGCGCGCGTCAGCGCGTTCCCCGTCGACGAATTCGCCCGGGGAATCGCCGCGAGCCCGGAACCGTCGCCGTGTCTTGAAAAACCGATTAACGCGCCGACAACCTGGGGACCCAATGACGTGGATGTCTTCTTTGGGAGTGCACATGAATTCCCGGATGATTCTGTCGATGTTGGCGTTATTACTCATCTTCGACCGTTGT
This DNA window, taken from Deltaproteobacteria bacterium, encodes the following:
- a CDS encoding prenyltransferase — its product is MNAPIENDLGADRAESSGDTAAPRVGPMMAWARAIGVFRGFLLVSLIPVSVGAATAYQNSATLDLGWLAVTALAVWCFHAGANLLNDYYDHVSGTDDINEVRTPFSGGTRVIQDGLIGAGAIRNAGFAAYAVGCGVFVWLGYERGAAVWGLAFFGLLSGVFYTMRPIWLAYRGLGELMVGLNFGPALTALGCYVQMGSVPVSAWVLGLTLGLWSAAIITINEIPDVEADEKVGKRNLVVRFGEDAGVRLWLVLLWLTAAVLFAGVLLGFLPRRMVVALLIVFPIFFVTRDPETRTEFLEDIVAACRNTVLAYIGYWVLLLAALFFASRGN